In Flavobacterium piscisymbiosum, the sequence CAATACATGAAAAAAGTAGTAATTCAAAGGAAGTTGCTTTTGATAATGATGTGTCTGGCAGTTCCTTCGGCATTTTTAGGTTCTACTATATTAACATTGGTGAGCAATGATTTTATGAAACCGCTTTTATTGGTCGTTTTATCATTATTATTTGTTTACACATACGCAAAGAAAAATTTTGGTCAACATGTAGCCAAAGATCATTCAGCTACAACACAAATTATTTATGCCGTTGTTATAAGTGTTATTGTTGGTTTTTACGACGGATTTATTGGTCCGGGAACAGGAAGTTTTTTTGTGGTTGCTTTTATTGCTCTCTTAGGCTTTGATTTTTTGCACGCTTCGGCAAATGCTAAAATGGTAAATCTGGCAACGAATTTTGGTTCGATTTGTTTGTTTATGATCAAAGGAAAAATTATTTGGTCGATCGCAATTCCTATGGCAATTAGCAACGGACTTGGCGGATGGCTTGGTGCAAAACTCGCCATTAATAAAGGAAATGGTTTTATTAGGATTTTCTTTTTGATTGTGGTTGTGGGGACTTTGATACGATTCGCTTATGATGTATTTTATAAATGAAGGTGCTAAGACAATAAGATTCTTAGGTTCTAAGGTTCTCAGGCAATGTCATTAAGTTAAGCTTTTAGAAAATAAAATTATTGCAAATCAAATCTGTTCTTATCCGCGTTTTTACGAAGTAAATCTGTCTTATCCGCGTCAAAATTAGACGCTGATTTTACTGATTCCCTAAAGCGAAAACGCTGATAAAACGGATTTTTCTAATTAAATGCTTAAATGATTTTATAGATTTTTCCTTAACTTAATGACATTGGGTTCTCAGGTTTTTACTAATAGTTACGATGAAGACTTTATGAATTATTTGTCTTATCAATTAAATTCCTAAAAAAAAAACTTAGCATCTTAGAATCTTTGCAACTTAGCATCTTTCTCAAAAATGCCAATTGTTTCTAATCTAGCCCCGATAGAGGCGTTATCCTCGCAGTGGAACGGAGAGATATAGCCGAAAGCGGGAACAATGTTTCATGAAAAGCCTATTGTTTTGCTTCAAAAAAAACTTAGCAACTCAGTACCTTAGTACCTTAGGAACTTTCTTTTTAAATTCTTATTTTTGCATCAATTATGGAGAAAAATTTCATGCAAAAATACATTGACCAGCTCAATGAAGCACAGAGACAGCCTGTTTTGAAGAAAGACGGGCCAATGATTATTATTGCTGGTGCAGGTTCAGGAAAAACCCGTGTTTTAACGATTAGAATTGCTTATTTGATGGCGCAGGGTGTTGACGCTTTCAACATTTTGTCGCTTACTTTTACGAACAAAGCTGCTCGTGAAATGAAGCACAGGATTTCGGATATTGTGGGTGGACCCGAAGCAAAAAATCTTTGGATGGGAACTTTTCACTCGATTTTTGCGCGTATTCTTCGTGCAGAATCGGATCATTTGGGATACCCTTCTAATTTTACGATTTATGATTCTCAGGATTCAGCGAGACTGATTTCGTCTATTATCAAAGAAATGCAGCTGGATCGCGATGTTTATAAACCAAAACAGATTTTAGGACGTATATCTAATTATAAAAATAGTTTGATTACGGTAAAAGCCTATTTTAATGATCCGGAATTGGTAGAAGCCGATGCCATGGCGAAAAGACCAAGGTTGGGAGAAATTTATCAGCAATATGTAGAGCGCTGTTTTAAAGCGGGTGCGATGGATTTTGATGATTTGTTGTTGAAAACCAACGAATTACTGACTCGTTTTCCTGAGATTTTAGCGAAGTATCAAAACCGTTTTAGATACATTATGGTTGATGAGTACCAGGATACAAATCACTCTCAATATTTGAT encodes:
- a CDS encoding sulfite exporter TauE/SafE family protein; protein product: MDSYIIFFLCLAAFAAGFIDAIVGGGGLIQTPMGLILLPNLPVSTVIGTLKIPAFSGTAFAAFQYMKKVVIQRKLLLIMMCLAVPSAFLGSTILTLVSNDFMKPLLLVVLSLLFVYTYAKKNFGQHVAKDHSATTQIIYAVVISVIVGFYDGFIGPGTGSFFVVAFIALLGFDFLHASANAKMVNLATNFGSICLFMIKGKIIWSIAIPMAISNGLGGWLGAKLAINKGNGFIRIFFLIVVVGTLIRFAYDVFYK